A stretch of DNA from Solenopsis invicta isolate M01_SB chromosome 5, UNIL_Sinv_3.0, whole genome shotgun sequence:
aataattaattatctaattactatttgatctttttataaatttatataaaatgtatttttgttttaatgcaaaataagaACACATATTAGAAGATAAAAgtaacagaaatataatttctgctttatcatatatacatatatataaaaccaATAATACTTTATAAGTTTTAACTTCTGTGTAACATGTAGCATGTGAGCAAATCGAAGTATCATATGATGAAACTGTTACTGAGGGCTCTGTATGTTACAATAGTTAGTTAACGTTTATTCTTTGAAACTACAGTCCAAGCAATAGTTTCGATTGCATAGTACAGTAATACTTTGATTCTCTTAGATATCAATGTATAGAACAACACTCGTGATATTTCTGACGATTCTAATAACATCAgtggattaaataaagataaaagtacGTTTACATTAGTACAATGTTTTATTGTCAGTGTACATATATATCGTATCAGTAGCATTGCATACAtaacataagaaaaatataaaaattagacacgatagaaaaaatatatatgacataattgatttaaatataatatacgcaaatattaatctttaaataattgattacataatttttatcttcataaaatatcaagtatcattttaatgtcatatcACATCTTCGTAGCATGGCACACGATCaaatagtaatatatatataaaacaacgtGACGCttgatatttaaattcattataTCTTTAAAGAATTGATCACAAtgatataaagcaaaaaaaattgtttgttgttGGAGATACTATATTACATGATGATGTACATACACATGATTACGTAATGATTACAGGTTCTTTTCCACAGATACTATGCCAAAGAAAAAGTCGTATTTTGCTATGTATTAATATCCAgtgtttttttacattacttCTTTCATTGCTTCCAATAAGAGAACTCACTCTCCTTTTGCAATGGGGGAGAAAAATTACAAACATATTTACATTCAATCCTTTCAAAAGTTTCTGTACATACATTATCCATTCGCTCGATGTGACATTTCAATTGTAACAGAGAGAATCAATCGTCAATAGAAACTTGATTATTTTTCAGAGAATCAAAGAACTTAGTCAATGTGAGCACATTGAAGCACCTTCTGTGGAAACAATTTGCCGCTTTCATTTTCCTTTTCTCGCGCAGTGAcaaatttaacaagtttattTTCCTGCAACAAGCAGCTATCATAGAATACAATAAGACACTGCACTAATATACACGTACTTTTACCTTTATTTAATCCACTGATGTTATCGAAATCGTCAGAAGTATCACGACTGTTGATATACATTGATATCTAAGAAAATCAAAGTATTACTGTACTATGCAATCGAAACTATTGCTGACGGTCAACGTCCAGCGAAAGTAAACATGAGTTTTAATACAGGAAGAAAAGTTGAGGTAGACAATTCttagtttcttaaaaataatgtacacgTTGACGTATGGAAATATTATTCGTGGAAAGCGCAATCCTGACCCTCGGTGAGCAAGTTGACTTGGAAACTCTCTTGCTTTCTAACGCTCTCAcgcaacattttaatttttaatacgcgCAAGCGCAAGCGATGGACGAATTTACTTTACTGGCAACTCTTATTCGCAGCGGTCAGTCGCCATTCAGTTTGCGTAAAGTTTTCACGTAAGCTCGACAAGAAAATGTTGCGCAACGAGCATTATAAAGATGACATAGTTTACATTACACAATTGACGCGTACTGTTTTGTATCTACTCGGAGTTTGGCCTGCTTACAAAAGAAGATCTACGAGCGAAAAAGTTTGGAAGTACTTTTTGATCGTGATCTCTTATGCTCTTCTTTTCTGCGTTCTGATTCCCGGTGCTCTCTTCTGGTTAATTGAGAAGAGAACACGCGTCAGGCTTCAAACAATCCCTTTACTTCTCTTTGGTTTCACGGCCAGTGGTAAATATGGCAATTTGATAATCCACGAGAACAGTATCAGACGCTGCTTAAAGCACATCGAGGAAGATTATAAGAGCATTCGCAGCGAAAAGGCACGAAACACAATGATCGAATCCGCAAAGATCGGAAGACGGCTGGTCATACTTTGCGCGATCTTCATGTACGGTAGCGGACTCTCTTTTCGATCAATTTTACCATTTGCCAAGGGAAAAATCGTCACTGCGCAAAACGTCACGATCAGACCTCTGCCTTGTCCGGGTTACTTTCTTTCCTTTGATGTACAAATTAGTCCCGCTTACGAGCTGGTCTTCGCAATACAAGTATTATCTGGTTTAGTTACTTATTCGATAACAACAGGTTTATGTGGCCTCGCGGCAGTTTTTGTGATGCATGCCTGCGGTCAGCTAAAGATTCTGATGAATCTGATGAGAAATCTCGTCGAGGAACAATGGCAAGAAAAACGTGAAGTAAATAAGAAGTTGGCTGTAATGATCGAACATCAAATAAGAATTCGAAGGTAAAggttaagtaatttttattaaaattatatgcatcAAATGACTTAATTGTATACTTATAATTGACCATTCGCTTATTGGAATTTAACATCATATATAAGcagaatgtaattatttctattttcttattttctgaATGTGTCGATTCGATGTAGTCAACATTTC
This window harbors:
- the LOC105195320 gene encoding odorant receptor 33a-like isoform X2, which codes for MLRNEHYKDDIVYITQLTRTVLYLLGVWPAYKRRSTSEKVWKYFLIVISYALLFCVLIPGALFWLIEKRTRVRLQTIPLLLFGFTASGKYGNLIIHENSIRRCLKHIEEDYKSIRSEKARNTMIESAKIGRRLVILCAIFMYGSGLSFRSILPFAKGKIVTAQNVTIRPLPCPGYFLSFDVQISPAYELVFAIQVLSGLVTYSITTGLCGLAAVFVMHACGQLKILMNLMRNLVEEQWQEKREVNKKLAVMIEHQIRIRSFLQSVETTLQQACLMELTGCTAVACLLGYFIIMEWENSNSIAMCSYFTALVSMMINMFMFCYTGEQLTVQAEKVARTSCVLEWYRLPKKEARGIVLIIIMSNMPMKITAGRIMDLSFKTYGDVVKTAVTYFNMLLKVTE
- the LOC105195320 gene encoding odorant receptor 33a-like isoform X1, which translates into the protein MLRNEHYKDDIVYITQLTRTVLYLLGVWPAYKRRSTSEKVWKYFLIVISYALLFCVLIPGALFWLIEKRTRVRLQTIPLLLFGFTASGKYGNLIIHENSIRRCLKHIEEDYKSIRSEKARNTMIESAKIGRRLVILCAIFMYGSGLSFRSILPFAKGKIVTAQNVTIRPLPCPGYFLSFDVQISPAYELVFAIQVLSGLVTYSITTGLCGLAAVFVMHACGQLKILMNLMRNLVEEQWQEKREVNKKLAVMIEHQIRIRSFLQSVETTLQQACLMELTGCTAVACLLGYFIIMEWENSNSIAMCSYFTALVSMMINMFMFCYTGEQLTVQAEKVARTSCVLEWYRLPKKEARGIVLIIIMSNMPMKITAGRIMDLSFKTYGDVSIYVQNHSLILFFKLAKLNSHYN